Proteins encoded within one genomic window of Synechococcus sp. PCC 7335:
- a CDS encoding isochorismatase family protein: MTIPQLPAYRMPTATEFPSSRASWEAQAPRAALLIHDMQDYFLNFFDAQQSPITELLQNIVVLKACCQSLGIPVFYTAQIVEQSEEDRGLLTDVWGPGLSAHPGQEAIAEVLMPSGGDRVLTKWRYSAFQRTQLQTLLQQEGRDQLIICGVYGHIGCLATACDAFMNDIQPFLVGDAIADFSVDYHHMAMNYVAQRCGITLPNQTVIEMLSNSVSANHTGLNSAEMPLSELLSPVSVTQVLRQQLGELLQLPPLQVSTEENLLDSGLDSIRLMSLVEDWRRKGAEVSFADLAEQPTISAWSQLLSRK; this comes from the coding sequence ATGACCATTCCTCAACTTCCTGCTTACCGCATGCCTACAGCGACAGAGTTCCCCTCAAGCCGTGCGAGCTGGGAAGCTCAGGCTCCCAGGGCAGCACTGCTCATTCATGACATGCAGGACTATTTTCTAAATTTCTTTGATGCCCAGCAATCTCCGATTACAGAACTGCTTCAAAATATTGTTGTTTTAAAGGCATGCTGCCAGTCATTAGGAATTCCAGTTTTCTATACCGCTCAGATAGTAGAACAATCTGAGGAAGATCGCGGGTTGCTGACTGATGTTTGGGGGCCTGGATTGAGTGCCCATCCTGGACAAGAGGCTATTGCAGAAGTACTGATGCCCAGCGGCGGCGATCGCGTCTTAACAAAATGGCGATACAGCGCCTTTCAGCGGACACAGCTGCAAACGTTGCTGCAGCAAGAGGGCCGAGACCAGCTGATCATCTGCGGGGTTTACGGTCATATCGGTTGTCTAGCAACGGCTTGTGATGCATTTATGAATGATATTCAACCCTTCTTGGTAGGAGATGCTATTGCTGACTTTTCTGTGGACTATCACCATATGGCGATGAATTATGTCGCTCAGCGCTGTGGCATTACGTTACCGAACCAAACGGTGATTGAAATGCTGTCGAATTCTGTAAGTGCTAATCATACAGGATTAAACAGTGCAGAAATGCCACTATCTGAGTTGCTCTCTCCCGTTTCAGTCACTCAGGTCTTGAGGCAGCAGCTTGGTGAATTATTACAGCTGCCGCCGCTGCAGGTGAGTACTGAAGAGAATCTGTTGGATTCGGGGTTAGATTCTATTCGCCTGATGAGCTTGGTAGAAGACTGGCGACGTAAGGGCGCTGAGGTCAGCTTTGCCGACCTTGCAGAGCAACCAACAATCTCAGCCTGGAGTCA
- a CDS encoding (2,3-dihydroxybenzoyl)adenylate synthase gives MIEQLFQPLQKEGLQADCPRWPKAYADRYRNLGYWQPQTFGQMLRQQSQRYAQRTALVSGNDRWSYADLNQRADQLAAGLQSLGITAGDRVIVQLPNIPEFFAVFFALTRLGALPVLALPAHRRTEIHSFLLKTEAAAYIIADSDGHFDYRALARTLMPEHGSLQHIIVVGQEQEFVALDQLYLQPLALSEPKAEAVAFFQLSGGSTGTPKLIPRTHADYLYSVRASAKICALAPESVYLAALPVSHNFPLSSPGSLGTLYAGGSVVLAHHPNPDETFALIAREQVTITALVPPLVPIWLDATATRSHDLSSLQILQVGGAPLAPEVARRISPILGCRLQQVFGMAEGLVCYTRLDDTEEVILHTQGLPISPADEILIVDNLDQPVSPGETGNLLTRGPYTIRGYYQAPEHNKRAFTPDGFYRTGDLVRLSPSGQIIVEGRAKEQINKGGEKISSKEIEQHLLTHPNICAAAVVSMPDPFLGERIGAFVVAQNDVSSNDSIGDNSIEIDQVKAFLRDRGLAHYKIPDQLEWLAALPKTGAGKVDKKALRARL, from the coding sequence GTGATTGAACAACTTTTTCAACCCTTACAGAAAGAGGGTTTGCAGGCAGACTGTCCGCGCTGGCCCAAAGCATATGCCGATCGCTACCGCAATTTAGGCTATTGGCAGCCTCAGACGTTTGGCCAAATGCTACGGCAGCAGTCACAGCGCTATGCTCAGCGGACGGCCCTAGTCAGTGGAAACGACCGCTGGAGCTACGCAGACCTGAATCAGCGGGCCGATCAGCTGGCGGCGGGGTTACAATCTTTGGGAATTACGGCAGGCGATCGCGTCATTGTTCAACTCCCCAATATTCCAGAATTCTTTGCCGTGTTCTTTGCGCTCACCCGCTTAGGGGCACTGCCCGTCCTAGCACTGCCGGCCCATCGTCGCACAGAAATTCACAGCTTTCTATTAAAAACTGAGGCGGCTGCTTACATTATTGCTGATAGCGATGGACACTTTGACTATCGAGCTCTGGCGCGTACCCTGATGCCTGAGCACGGTAGTTTACAACACATTATCGTTGTTGGTCAGGAACAGGAATTTGTGGCCCTCGATCAACTCTACCTACAGCCGCTTGCTCTATCTGAGCCCAAAGCTGAAGCTGTTGCTTTTTTTCAGCTCTCAGGCGGCAGCACCGGTACGCCCAAACTCATTCCCAGAACCCACGCCGACTATCTATACAGCGTCAGAGCTAGCGCCAAAATCTGTGCGCTAGCGCCTGAGAGCGTCTATCTAGCGGCTTTGCCAGTGTCCCACAATTTTCCACTGAGCTCTCCAGGTAGTCTTGGTACACTTTACGCTGGAGGAAGCGTCGTCCTCGCTCATCACCCCAATCCTGACGAAACTTTTGCACTAATTGCGCGTGAACAAGTCACTATCACCGCGTTGGTTCCGCCGCTGGTTCCTATCTGGCTAGATGCTACCGCCACCCGCAGTCACGATCTCTCAAGTTTGCAGATATTGCAGGTTGGAGGAGCCCCGCTTGCTCCAGAAGTTGCCAGACGTATTTCACCTATTCTGGGCTGTCGATTGCAACAGGTATTTGGCATGGCAGAAGGGCTAGTGTGCTACACGCGGCTTGACGATACAGAAGAGGTGATTTTGCATACTCAAGGTCTACCGATTTCTCCCGCCGATGAGATTCTGATTGTGGACAATCTAGATCAGCCGGTTTCTCCTGGAGAAACTGGGAATTTGTTGACCCGAGGCCCTTACACCATCCGGGGCTACTACCAAGCCCCTGAACACAACAAAAGGGCATTTACACCGGATGGATTTTATCGAACGGGCGATCTTGTCCGGCTAAGCCCGTCTGGGCAGATCATTGTAGAGGGCCGTGCCAAGGAGCAAATCAACAAAGGCGGCGAAAAGATCAGCAGTAAAGAGATTGAACAGCATCTGTTGACTCATCCCAATATTTGCGCTGCGGCTGTTGTCAGCATGCCAGATCCCTTTTTAGGAGAGCGTATTGGCGCTTTTGTAGTCGCGCAAAACGATGTTTCTTCAAATGATTCGATAGGAGACAACAGCATTGAGATCGACCAGGTGAAAGCTTTTTTGCGCGATCGCGGCTTAGCCCATTACAAGATTCCAGACCAGCTAGAATGGCTCGCGGCCCTACCCAAAACTGGCGCAGGCAAAGTCGATAAGAAAGCGCTAAGGGCTCGGTTATAG
- a CDS encoding isochorismate synthase has translation MKNTAQKIFPNQPQSQSQSQLNSATALLEASDHETSFFLATPHQTMLAQGIRDILPAQKGALAYPDLPKQAVALFDRQSQRGLSKLPLVGAIPFDDSANVHLFMPDRLHRAGPLRNDRNMSVAPKPKASASNACRLQMLPEPASYMEGVEQALEYIQQSELLKIVLSRSLELSFAQMPHLGELLNGLARSNRYGYTYLVNLARCQQSAPKQSFISEKQLASEKTLAPEKQSAFVKQLDSKNTHSFLQHSRHHLVGASPELLVRRRGMQVEANPLAGSAPRSGDPIIDQQRAEALMNSDKDRREHAVVVEAMAEALRPFCHDLAVPPTPDILQTDSMIHLSTYLQGTLKNSETCALSLALALHPTPAICGAPTQCAYSAIHAIEPFARRYFTGLVGWVDSQGDGEWAVTIRCGEAEGRHLRLYAGAGIVAGSTAAKELAETSAKFRTMLKALDLEHLLEARL, from the coding sequence ATGAAAAATACTGCCCAAAAGATTTTCCCCAATCAGCCGCAAAGCCAGTCACAAAGCCAGCTAAACAGTGCCACAGCGCTGCTAGAGGCCTCCGACCACGAGACATCGTTTTTCTTGGCGACACCTCACCAAACTATGTTGGCCCAAGGTATTCGAGACATTTTACCCGCTCAAAAAGGAGCGTTGGCTTACCCTGATCTACCGAAGCAGGCGGTCGCACTGTTCGATCGGCAATCTCAGCGCGGGTTATCAAAGCTGCCATTAGTGGGGGCGATTCCCTTTGATGACAGTGCCAACGTTCACCTGTTTATGCCCGATCGTCTTCACCGAGCAGGCCCGCTGAGAAATGACAGAAATATGAGTGTTGCTCCTAAACCTAAAGCATCGGCCTCTAACGCTTGTAGATTACAGATGCTCCCAGAGCCTGCTAGCTACATGGAGGGGGTTGAACAAGCGCTGGAGTACATTCAGCAATCGGAGCTACTTAAGATTGTTCTATCTCGTTCGCTTGAATTGTCATTTGCTCAAATGCCTCATCTAGGCGAATTATTAAACGGACTAGCTCGCTCTAACCGCTACGGCTACACCTATCTTGTTAATTTAGCCCGCTGCCAGCAGTCTGCGCCAAAGCAGTCGTTTATATCAGAGAAACAGCTCGCATCAGAGAAGACGCTGGCTCCAGAAAAGCAATCTGCATTCGTAAAACAGCTTGATTCTAAAAATACACACTCTTTTCTTCAGCACTCGCGCCATCACTTGGTTGGTGCTAGCCCTGAACTGTTAGTTCGGCGGCGGGGAATGCAGGTAGAAGCCAATCCATTAGCGGGTTCAGCGCCTCGTAGTGGTGATCCAATCATTGATCAACAGCGGGCTGAAGCGCTCATGAACTCTGATAAAGATCGGCGCGAACATGCGGTGGTGGTTGAGGCGATGGCAGAGGCACTGCGCCCGTTTTGTCATGACCTAGCAGTGCCCCCAACCCCTGACATTCTCCAGACCGACAGCATGATCCATCTGTCTACCTATCTGCAAGGCACATTGAAAAACTCAGAGACTTGTGCCCTTTCTCTGGCCCTGGCCTTACACCCGACGCCTGCCATCTGCGGTGCGCCTACCCAATGTGCCTATTCGGCCATTCACGCGATTGAACCGTTTGCGCGGCGTTACTTCACGGGTCTTGTGGGCTGGGTTGATAGTCAGGGTGATGGCGAGTGGGCTGTGACCATTCGCTGTGGCGAGGCGGAAGGTCGCCATCTGCGGCTATATGCAGGGGCCGGTATCGTAGCTGGATCGACCGCTGCAAAGGAGCTGGCTGAAACGTCTGCTAAATTTCGCACCATGCTCAAAGCGCTGGACCTAGAGCATCTGTTGGAGGCAAGACTGTGA